The window CCTCCCCCGCTAGTCGACCGTTAAATCAACGGCCGATTGAAGTGCGGAGGCTAGTGCGCGTCGGCCGCGGCGGCCGCCTTCGCCACGAACGGCGGCTTGGCCAGCCAGATCAACAGGCTCAAGCCCAGGCAGACCCAGCCGGCCATGGTGAAGTAATCGACAGTCGACATCAGGAAAGCCTGGCTGCTGATCATGTGATCGAGGCTCGCCGCGTTTTGCTGTGTCAGCCCCCCCATCTGCGCGAGCGTCTCCCGCGTGGTCGGCTCATACAGGCTGATGTGCTCGGTGAGTTGGGCATGATGCTGCTCCGAGCGACGGACCCAGATCCAGGTGGTCAGCGACATCGCGAAGCCACCGCCGAGGGTGCGCAGGAAGGTGGCCAGCCCCGAACCGTCGGCGATCTGATCCTGCGGCAACTCGGACAGCAGGATGCTGAAAACCGGCATGAAGAACAGCGCCACGCCAATGCCCATGAACAACTGCACCAGGGCGATGTGCAGATAATCCACCTCCAGGGTGAACTGCGCGCGCATGAAGCAGCTGCCCGCCATGGCGAGAAACGCCAGGGTCGCCAGTACGCGCAGGTCGAACTTGTGCGCGTAGCGGCCCATGAACGGCGCCAGCAACACCGGCACTATCCCGATCGGTGCCGCCGCCAGGCCCGCCCAGCTGGCGGTATAGCCCATCTGCGTCTGCAACCACTGCGGCAACAACAGACTGATGCCCATGAACGTCGCATAGCCGAAAACCAGCGCCAGGGTGCCGGCGCTGTAATTGCGGTAGCGGAACAGGCGCAGATTGACGATCGGATGACGCTCGGTGAACTCCCAGATGAGGAAAAACGCCAGGCCGATCACCGCGACAATGCTGCCAACAACGATGAAGTTGGATTCGAACCAGTCGAGATCATTGCCCTTGTCCAGCACCAACTGCAAGGCGCCGACGCCGATGATCAGCGCCAACAGGCCGATGTAGTCGATCGGCACCCGCTGGGTCGTCACCGGCCGCTTGCGTAGCTGCTGGTAGACGATCAGGGCGGAGAACAAGCCAATCGGCAAGTTGATGAAGAAAATCCACGGCCAGCTGTAGGCATCGGTGATCCAGCCGCCCAGCAGTGGCCCGGCGATGGGCGCCACCACCGTGACCATCGCCAGCAGCGCCAGGGCCATGCCACGCTTGGCCGGCGGATAGATCGCCAACAGCAACGCCTGGGTGACTGGATACAAGGGACCGGCAACGAAGCCTTGCAGCACGCGGTACGCCACCAGGCTTTCCAGCGATTGGGCGATACCGCAGAGAAACGACGCCAGCATGAACAGCAGTATCGCGCCGATGAACAGGCGTACCTCGCCGAACCGCCGACTCATCCAGCCGGTCAACGGCAGCGCAATGGCAGTGCTCACCGCGAACGAGGTGATCACCCAGGTGCCCTGCTCCGAACTGGCCCCCAGGTTGCCGGCGATGGTCGGCAAGGCGACGTTGGCGATGGTGCCGTCCAGCACCTGCATGAAGGACGCCAGCGACAAGCCGAGGGTTGCCAGCGCCAAGCTCGGCGGCGTGAAGCTGGCCGTATTCTGATCGCTCATGGTAGCAGGGGCACCTTCAGCGCAGGGCTGTCTTGCGGGCGCCTTGCGGGCCATTGGCATGAATCACCTGCTCGATCAACTGATCGGCGGCGGCCAATTGCTGCTGATAGACCTCGGTGGCGAACACCGCCTGCTTCGGTGGCTGTTGGGCCAGGGCCGGGCCGCTCTGGTCGTGCAGATCCACCTTGACCTTCATCGACAAACCGATGCGCAGCGGGTGCTCCTTCAATTCGGCCGGATTGATGCGGATGCGCACCGGCAAACGCTGGACAATCTTGATCCAGTTGCCGCTGGCATTCTGCGCCGGCAGCAGCGAGAAGGCGCTGCCGGTACCGACGCCGAGGCTATCGACGGTGCCGCTGTACTGCACCTCGTCGCCATAGAGGTCGGACTCGATCTGCACGCTCTGGCCGATGCGCATCTTCTTCAGCTGGGTTTCCTTGAAGTTGGCGTCGATCCACACCTCGTCGAGGGGAATCACCGCCATCAGCGGCGTACCCGGCTGCACCCGCTGACCGAGCTGCACGGTGCGCTTGGCCACATAGCCGCTGACCGGCGCGACGATAGTGGTGCGCGAGTCATCCAGATAAGCCTCGCGGAGTTTCGCCGCCGCTGCTTTGACATCCGGATGCGAGGCAATCACGGTGTCGTCGATCAGCGCGCGACCGGTATTCAGTTGCTGGTCGACACT is drawn from Pseudomonas cavernae and contains these coding sequences:
- a CDS encoding efflux RND transporter periplasmic adaptor subunit yields the protein MSTQENTTPSNSQRKRLLLLLLLVITAGGLASLGWELLLGRWSEETDNAYIGGNVVQITPQVVGTVVSIGADDGDLVQAGQELVKFDPSDAEIGVQQAEANLARSVRQVRGLFSNVDGLKAEVAAKKVALDKAKADYARRKNLAKDGAISQEELAHAEDALNSARSALTSVDQQLNTGRALIDDTVIASHPDVKAAAAKLREAYLDDSRTTIVAPVSGYVAKRTVQLGQRVQPGTPLMAVIPLDEVWIDANFKETQLKKMRIGQSVQIESDLYGDEVQYSGTVDSLGVGTGSAFSLLPAQNASGNWIKIVQRLPVRIRINPAELKEHPLRIGLSMKVKVDLHDQSGPALAQQPPKQAVFATEVYQQQLAAADQLIEQVIHANGPQGARKTALR
- a CDS encoding DHA2 family efflux MFS transporter permease subunit, encoding MSDQNTASFTPPSLALATLGLSLASFMQVLDGTIANVALPTIAGNLGASSEQGTWVITSFAVSTAIALPLTGWMSRRFGEVRLFIGAILLFMLASFLCGIAQSLESLVAYRVLQGFVAGPLYPVTQALLLAIYPPAKRGMALALLAMVTVVAPIAGPLLGGWITDAYSWPWIFFINLPIGLFSALIVYQQLRKRPVTTQRVPIDYIGLLALIIGVGALQLVLDKGNDLDWFESNFIVVGSIVAVIGLAFFLIWEFTERHPIVNLRLFRYRNYSAGTLALVFGYATFMGISLLLPQWLQTQMGYTASWAGLAAAPIGIVPVLLAPFMGRYAHKFDLRVLATLAFLAMAGSCFMRAQFTLEVDYLHIALVQLFMGIGVALFFMPVFSILLSELPQDQIADGSGLATFLRTLGGGFAMSLTTWIWVRRSEQHHAQLTEHISLYEPTTRETLAQMGGLTQQNAASLDHMISSQAFLMSTVDYFTMAGWVCLGLSLLIWLAKPPFVAKAAAAADAH